A genomic segment from Thermodesulfobacteriota bacterium encodes:
- a CDS encoding GNAT family N-acetyltransferase produces the protein MKTELYTEDSAFSILKNHWGSLIDKSSSNEIFLTWQWQNTWWRHFGKDKALRIMAFRQEKGALIGLASFSVESFPGGKRVMRFLGGTDVTDYLDIIARAGYEEDVCKNTVDFWRYTEDEWDFIDLHCLKESSIALNVLKQFLEENKYYTEISVEDVCPRVSLPPSWGEYLESLDKKDRHELRRKVRRVERVSQSGNGYSIEDSNSVTDDIEQFLLLHRKSDVQKEGFMDKEMEVFFQDIANILFTENWLKLSFLQIDGTCMASSMCFDYQNKLYLYNSGYDPEYSYLSPGIVLMAHLIREAIESGRSEFDFLRGEEPYKYHLGAKDSSIYRMVISKESDKELTLEDETHMPQRDTKDKENVFARSSP, from the coding sequence GTGAAAACAGAGCTATATACTGAAGACAGTGCATTCAGCATACTTAAAAATCATTGGGGAAGTCTTATAGATAAGAGTTCATCTAACGAAATTTTTCTTACCTGGCAGTGGCAGAATACCTGGTGGAGACATTTTGGGAAGGATAAAGCATTAAGGATTATGGCTTTTCGTCAGGAAAAAGGTGCCCTTATAGGTTTGGCTTCTTTCTCTGTCGAATCATTCCCTGGTGGCAAAAGGGTAATGAGGTTTCTGGGGGGAACTGATGTGACCGATTACCTTGATATTATTGCCAGAGCCGGGTATGAAGAAGATGTCTGTAAAAATACAGTGGATTTCTGGAGGTACACAGAAGATGAGTGGGATTTTATTGACCTTCACTGTTTGAAAGAATCCTCGATTGCATTGAATGTATTGAAACAGTTTCTTGAGGAAAATAAATATTATACAGAGATTTCTGTAGAGGATGTGTGTCCCAGAGTCAGTTTGCCTCCCTCATGGGGGGAATATCTGGAATCCTTAGATAAGAAAGACCGTCACGAACTGCGACGTAAGGTTAGACGGGTCGAAAGAGTGTCTCAATCTGGTAACGGTTATAGTATCGAAGATTCCAATTCTGTAACAGATGATATTGAACAGTTTCTTTTGTTGCACCGTAAAAGTGATGTACAAAAGGAAGGCTTCATGGATAAGGAGATGGAGGTATTTTTTCAAGACATTGCCAATATTCTCTTCACGGAGAATTGGTTGAAATTGTCTTTTTTGCAGATTGATGGAACCTGTATGGCATCTTCAATGTGTTTCGATTACCAGAACAAACTATACCTGTACAACTCAGGTTATGACCCGGAGTATTCCTATTTAAGTCCGGGCATAGTCCTTATGGCTCATTTGATCCGAGAGGCAATTGAGTCAGGGCGGAGTGAATTTGACTTCTTAAGGGGGGAGGAACCTTATAAGTATCACCTTGGGGCTAAGGATTCCAGTATATACAGGATGGTTATAAGTAAGGAAAGCGATAAAGAATTGACCCTGGAAGATGAAACCCACATGCCTCAAAGAGACACAAAGGACAAGGAAAATGTCTTTGCGAGGAGTTCGCCATAG
- a CDS encoding (Fe-S)-binding protein translates to MLLKGYKITVGMCLADPEKIRIVAELTDDIGDVLPYLNATFRGCMYNHNGQVLTLKKDGRQITFRPQEIAITKLENENKAIEILDWLKGLINMTYDNRESTKPKLESWLILTPLSLSISLPGEKCKDCSGKDCYGFAQKLIVGEVNIMQCKPLFTCELIEKKKKVLGLLEQAGYSVPVEFL, encoded by the coding sequence ATGTTGCTTAAAGGATATAAAATTACCGTCGGTATGTGTTTAGCAGACCCTGAGAAAATCAGGATAGTGGCAGAGCTCACAGATGATATCGGGGACGTACTGCCTTATCTCAATGCCACTTTCAGAGGATGTATGTATAATCACAATGGGCAGGTTCTCACCCTGAAAAAGGATGGCAGACAGATAACCTTTCGGCCCCAAGAGATTGCCATAACCAAGTTGGAAAACGAGAATAAGGCAATAGAAATCTTGGACTGGTTAAAAGGTCTCATAAATATGACCTATGATAACCGTGAAAGTACCAAGCCAAAGCTAGAGAGCTGGCTGATATTGACCCCATTAAGCCTTTCCATCTCTCTTCCGGGTGAGAAATGTAAAGATTGTTCCGGGAAAGACTGCTATGGCTTTGCACAGAAGTTAATAGTTGGAGAGGTAAACATTATGCAGTGCAAACCTCTCTTCACCTGTGAATTAATAGAGAAGAAGAAAAAGGTATTGGGTCTTTTAGAACAAGCTGGCTACAGTGTTCCTGTCGAGTTTTTATAA
- a CDS encoding glycosyltransferase — protein sequence MSLNRVIMISVHSCPLDILGGRDTGGMNVYVRELSRKLGQRGIGVDIFTRSKNPSVPKIVYIDEKVRVIHVRAGLEKPYHKNLVWNYLPEFLEGVYRFAREEGITYDLIHSHYWLSGWIASKLSQEWEIPTVHMSHTLGFLKNQVAKIDDEKDPPLRLENEIRVLRAADKIVTTTPLEKIQINREFDIPLDRIKVIPCGVDLNLFKPWKSEEAKSRLGLNGQKFILFVGRIDPIKGLDNLIRAMSILTKDDRTNGNDLRLLVIGGTLSDEGNEGKSELKNLMKLTSELNLEDRIEFLGTKRQDLLPYYYSSAEVCVLPSRYESFGIVALEAMACGTPVIASEVGGLSYVMGDERAGFLVPEGDPEILAEKISFIVANPFIKEKFGRDAVKRAERFGWSLIADKVISLYSQLVS from the coding sequence ATGTCGTTAAACAGGGTGATTATGATATCTGTCCATAGTTGCCCCTTGGACATACTAGGAGGAAGAGATACCGGAGGGATGAACGTATATGTCCGGGAGCTCAGCCGTAAGCTTGGTCAAAGGGGTATTGGAGTGGATATCTTTACCCGCTCTAAGAATCCGTCTGTACCTAAGATAGTTTACATAGATGAAAAGGTTCGGGTTATCCATGTGAGGGCAGGTTTGGAAAAACCTTATCATAAGAACCTAGTCTGGAACTATTTACCAGAGTTTCTGGAGGGGGTCTATCGTTTTGCCCGGGAAGAGGGGATAACCTATGATTTAATCCATAGTCATTACTGGCTGTCTGGATGGATAGCCAGTAAGCTAAGTCAAGAATGGGAAATCCCAACGGTTCATATGTCCCACACCCTGGGTTTTCTGAAAAACCAGGTAGCAAAGATTGATGATGAAAAAGACCCTCCTTTGCGCTTAGAAAATGAGATTAGGGTTCTCAGGGCTGCTGATAAGATAGTTACCACAACTCCTCTGGAAAAAATCCAGATAAATAGAGAATTTGACATACCCCTTGACAGGATTAAAGTGATTCCCTGCGGGGTAGATTTGAATCTGTTTAAACCATGGAAATCAGAGGAGGCAAAGTCTCGTTTGGGGTTAAATGGTCAAAAGTTTATACTCTTTGTGGGGCGGATTGATCCGATAAAAGGCTTAGATAATCTCATCAGAGCTATGAGCATATTGACAAAGGATGATAGAACCAATGGTAACGACTTGAGATTACTGGTCATTGGGGGTACCCTGTCTGATGAAGGTAATGAAGGAAAAAGCGAATTAAAAAATCTGATGAAGTTAACCTCGGAGTTAAACCTTGAAGATCGAATAGAATTCCTTGGCACTAAGAGACAGGATTTATTGCCGTATTATTACTCCAGTGCTGAGGTATGCGTACTTCCATCCAGGTATGAGTCTTTTGGCATAGTTGCCCTTGAGGCTATGGCATGCGGGACTCCTGTGATAGCCTCTGAAGTTGGGGGGCTTTCCTATGTTATGGGAGATGAAAGGGCAGGATTTTTAGTACCTGAAGGTGATCCTGAGATATTGGCTGAGAAAATCAGCTTTATAGTTGCCAACCCTTTTATAAAGGAAAAATTCGGAAGAGATGCCGTTAAACGGGCGGAAAGGTTTGGGTGGTCTTTGATTGCTGATAAAGTGATTAGTCTGTACTCGCAATTGGTAAGTTAA
- a CDS encoding metalloregulator ArsR/SmtB family transcription factor: MEKIYSMRAEIFKALSHPIRLKIVECVSKEEKSVGEIIKYVRAEASNVSKHLALLKKAGILSDRKEGLNIYYRMEIHCVMDFFSCVNKVVKTRLESSRDLLKKI, encoded by the coding sequence ATGGAAAAGATCTATTCAATGAGAGCGGAGATATTCAAGGCACTCTCCCACCCTATTCGCCTAAAGATAGTTGAATGTGTGTCTAAAGAAGAAAAGAGCGTGGGAGAGATTATAAAATATGTAAGGGCAGAGGCATCTAATGTTTCAAAGCATCTGGCACTACTGAAAAAAGCAGGTATCCTGTCAGACAGAAAAGAAGGACTGAACATCTATTATCGCATGGAGATTCACTGTGTTATGGATTTCTTCAGTTGCGTGAACAAGGTGGTTAAAACTCGCCTGGAGTCGAGCAGGGATCTGCTTAAGAAGATATAA
- a CDS encoding thioredoxin family protein — protein MIKKSVIWILLIFLFACSENAVDSPDFRESDKNQKHEITFIELGSVGCIPCRMMQPVMERLEKDFAGKVRVVFYDVWTREGEPYARQYRIEAIPTQVFLDKDGNEFYRHAGYFPYEEIVELLKKHSVKPS, from the coding sequence ATGATAAAAAAATCCGTCATCTGGATACTTTTAATATTTCTCTTTGCCTGTTCAGAAAATGCGGTTGATTCTCCAGATTTCAGGGAATCCGACAAAAATCAGAAACACGAAATTACCTTTATCGAACTTGGATCGGTAGGATGTATACCGTGCCGCATGATGCAGCCCGTAATGGAAAGACTGGAAAAGGACTTCGCAGGGAAAGTAAGGGTCGTATTCTACGATGTCTGGACAAGAGAGGGGGAACCGTATGCAAGGCAATACAGGATAGAAGCGATCCCTACCCAGGTCTTCCTCGACAAAGATGGTAATGAGTTCTATCGTCATGCAGGATATTTTCCATATGAAGAAATTGTGGAATTGCTGAAAAAACATTCTGTAAAACCAAGTTAA
- a CDS encoding PIG-L deacetylase family protein — translation MEKDRIMLIMAHPDDAEMGCGGTIAKWIKEGHEVRYVVCTNGDKGTKNLELSPHRLAEMREDEQLRSAEVLGVKSVTFLRHRDGELVADLAFRSELALLIRQYKPHILVTHDPWRPYLLHPDHRAVGFTTTDAVIAARDHLFLPAQTNAGFDAHSPREIHFTFPENPDLFVDITETLYKKLEAIEQHKSQIKIHPDWKERMTGMAIEFGKKANLQYAEIFKRVLL, via the coding sequence ATGGAAAAAGATAGAATAATGTTAATAATGGCACATCCGGACGATGCTGAGATGGGATGTGGAGGGACAATAGCAAAGTGGATAAAAGAGGGGCATGAGGTTCGTTATGTGGTCTGTACCAATGGAGACAAGGGAACCAAAAACCTGGAACTTTCCCCGCATCGCCTGGCTGAAATGCGAGAGGATGAACAGCTTAGATCTGCTGAGGTACTGGGTGTAAAAAGTGTGACCTTTCTGCGTCACAGGGATGGAGAACTAGTAGCGGACCTTGCCTTTCGAAGCGAACTTGCCCTTCTTATTCGTCAGTACAAACCCCATATTCTAGTAACCCATGACCCCTGGCGTCCATACCTGTTGCACCCTGATCACAGGGCAGTCGGCTTTACCACAACGGATGCTGTGATTGCCGCCAGAGACCACCTCTTCCTGCCGGCACAGACGAATGCAGGGTTTGATGCTCATTCTCCCCGTGAAATCCACTTTACGTTTCCAGAGAACCCCGACCTTTTTGTTGATATTACAGAGACCCTGTATAAGAAATTGGAGGCTATAGAACAGCACAAGAGTCAGATTAAGATTCACCCAGATTGGAAGGAAAGGATGACAGGGATGGCTATTGAATTTGGCAAAAAGGCTAACCTTCAATACGCGGAAATCTTTAAGAGGGTGCTGCTTTGA
- a CDS encoding radical SAM protein, whose amino-acid sequence MCQSCQSIAPRKKLDFSPEDILDFTHSKYHNELLRFKEPHFAFWEITHSCNLRCTHCGLAAGKPKKDELATDDALALIDNISESDTKVLMILGGEPLLRNDFLEIAEYAGRRFELVVCTNGVLIDRDYAKNLKETGIWVMGISLEGATAKTHDSIRGGGSFERAIKGIKNCLEIGLQVCVMHTVSKANIHELPDLLKLTQDFDINCFEVTDFLPFGRGENISDQTLTKEQRKWMCEYLAERRFRAESPVASLPDDPFWFITYNEEFMQNCFDPYSDVMVIGDAGGILNYGIKPNGKVIPFPTLRVEIGDLREKSLREIWKSSEIIANLRERENLKGRCGSCEYKFVCGGNRGVAYYYSRDMMAEDPRCWYEPSLNA is encoded by the coding sequence ATGTGTCAATCATGCCAGTCAATTGCTCCAAGAAAGAAGTTAGATTTTTCACCAGAGGACATTCTTGACTTCACCCATAGTAAATACCATAATGAACTTCTAAGGTTTAAGGAACCCCATTTTGCCTTCTGGGAAATTACCCATTCATGTAATCTAAGGTGTACCCACTGTGGATTAGCCGCTGGGAAACCGAAGAAAGATGAACTGGCTACAGATGATGCCCTGGCTCTGATAGATAATATCTCAGAATCGGATACGAAGGTTTTGATGATCCTCGGTGGTGAACCTCTTTTAAGGAATGATTTTCTTGAAATAGCAGAATATGCCGGGAGAAGGTTTGAACTGGTTGTGTGCACCAATGGCGTACTAATAGACAGGGATTACGCTAAAAATCTCAAGGAGACGGGCATCTGGGTGATGGGTATAAGTTTGGAGGGGGCGACTGCCAAGACCCATGATTCCATAAGAGGAGGTGGGTCCTTTGAAAGGGCTATAAAAGGCATAAAAAACTGCCTTGAGATAGGTCTTCAGGTTTGTGTTATGCATACAGTTTCAAAGGCAAACATTCATGAACTCCCCGATCTTTTGAAGCTAACTCAGGATTTTGATATAAACTGTTTTGAGGTGACGGATTTTCTTCCCTTTGGAAGGGGGGAAAACATATCAGATCAAACCCTTACAAAGGAGCAGAGAAAATGGATGTGTGAGTATCTAGCAGAGAGGAGGTTCAGGGCGGAATCTCCGGTAGCCTCTTTACCGGATGATCCCTTCTGGTTTATAACATACAATGAAGAATTCATGCAAAACTGCTTCGACCCTTACAGCGATGTGATGGTAATTGGCGATGCCGGAGGGATACTCAATTATGGGATAAAGCCAAACGGCAAAGTGATACCTTTCCCTACCCTTAGAGTAGAAATAGGGGATCTAAGAGAGAAATCACTTAGAGAGATATGGAAGAGTTCTGAGATAATCGCAAACCTGAGGGAGAGAGAAAATCTTAAAGGCAGATGCGGGAGTTGTGAGTATAAGTTCGTCTGTGGTGGTAACAGGGGAGTAGCCTATTATTACTCCAGAGATATGATGGCAGAAGACCCGCGATGCTGGTATGAGCCTTCCTTAAACGCCTGA
- a CDS encoding thioredoxin family protein, with translation MTEDISMVIVSGQKVGMIGLKEILDDVKEKAITDQEIIKHELIERAKSKNYITEKFEGEYAAALFREYRKFLGEEVEDDDMGIQIKILGPGCITCDKLEQETIAALAELDIAVDFEHVKDPKEIGRYGVMGTPALIINKKVKSMGRVPDREQIKKWVVEVVNKQ, from the coding sequence ATGACAGAGGACATATCCATGGTAATCGTAAGTGGTCAGAAGGTCGGCATGATCGGTTTAAAGGAGATACTCGATGATGTAAAAGAAAAGGCAATTACCGACCAAGAGATAATCAAACACGAACTCATCGAGAGGGCAAAATCAAAAAACTACATCACAGAGAAGTTTGAAGGAGAATATGCTGCCGCCCTATTCAGAGAATACAGGAAGTTCCTTGGAGAAGAGGTAGAAGATGATGACATGGGAATTCAAATCAAGATATTAGGCCCTGGTTGTATAACCTGTGATAAGTTAGAACAGGAGACTATTGCTGCCCTTGCTGAGCTTGATATTGCTGTGGATTTCGAGCACGTCAAGGATCCAAAGGAAATTGGAAGGTATGGAGTAATGGGAACCCCTGCCCTGATAATTAACAAGAAGGTGAAATCTATGGGAAGGGTTCCCGATCGTGAACAGATAAAGAAATGGGTTGTGGAAGTTGTGAATAAACAATAG